Proteins encoded in a region of the Chitinivibrio alkaliphilus ACht1 genome:
- a CDS encoding DUF4139 domain-containing protein: MKPYIFIYAMTAFLYGAETISTVEDRQCSHVAIYNSDRGMIYERRHVQLSPGNTRIRYEDVATQIIPQTVSVHSDPVITVREQNYDVANIRRQRLLSHYVGKDVSLRLEDGTEKTATLLSADGDPIFKIDEEVHIGHPGTVLLPQLPPHFSAVPKLTWDVETRQEGQHALDVRYLTRGMSWTADYVLTIAPDETTAHLTGWATVQNNSGISFDTTKISLIAGDVHTVQDHSSRHRGAPMGAQASPPSGDREMSRESLGDMHRYTLPFPTTLRNDQQKQLRLIHVDSLPVTQSYQITAPQFYTARNTHINDLPVKNILRFTTKEEHRIKEPLPGGTLRIYKEMESGLSIFSGENRLPHTPKNHEVSLRTGTAFDVTAQFRQTEYERVSNRRAESTYELLLRNEKDSPVSVDIIVPLSGEWTLFDAPDYTRLSAHRVKFTLSVQPSEEKTLTYGVRERVR; the protein is encoded by the coding sequence GTGAAACCATACATATTTATCTATGCCATGACAGCTTTTTTATACGGCGCAGAGACAATTTCGACTGTGGAGGATAGACAATGCTCGCATGTGGCAATCTACAACTCTGATAGAGGTATGATCTATGAAAGACGTCACGTACAACTCTCCCCTGGAAATACGCGAATACGCTATGAAGATGTGGCAACACAAATCATTCCTCAAACCGTATCCGTGCACAGTGATCCTGTAATTACCGTACGCGAACAAAACTATGACGTTGCTAATATACGTCGGCAACGGCTTCTTTCTCATTATGTAGGAAAAGACGTTTCTCTTCGTTTAGAGGACGGAACGGAAAAAACAGCAACTCTTTTGTCAGCTGACGGGGACCCCATATTTAAGATAGATGAAGAGGTCCATATTGGGCATCCCGGCACGGTGCTACTTCCACAACTTCCGCCCCATTTCTCCGCAGTACCGAAACTAACCTGGGACGTAGAGACACGCCAAGAGGGGCAACACGCCCTTGATGTTCGTTACCTTACCCGTGGAATGAGCTGGACAGCCGACTACGTCCTCACCATAGCACCAGATGAAACCACAGCACATCTTACCGGATGGGCTACTGTACAAAACAACTCCGGCATATCCTTTGATACGACAAAAATAAGTCTCATAGCTGGGGATGTACATACCGTGCAAGACCACTCCAGCCGCCATCGTGGTGCACCCATGGGAGCACAGGCTTCGCCTCCCTCTGGGGACAGAGAAATGTCCCGGGAATCCCTTGGCGACATGCATCGCTACACCCTTCCTTTTCCAACCACCCTGAGAAATGACCAACAAAAACAACTTCGCCTGATACACGTTGACTCCCTACCAGTTACCCAATCATATCAAATCACAGCACCACAGTTTTACACCGCACGAAATACCCATATCAATGACCTTCCTGTGAAAAATATCCTTCGCTTTACTACAAAAGAGGAACACCGAATCAAGGAACCTTTGCCGGGTGGTACCCTACGTATTTATAAAGAGATGGAGTCGGGACTCAGCATTTTTTCAGGAGAAAACCGCCTCCCCCATACTCCTAAGAACCACGAGGTTTCCCTAAGGACAGGCACTGCTTTTGATGTAACAGCGCAATTTCGACAAACTGAGTATGAACGGGTTTCAAATAGACGCGCTGAAAGTACCTATGAGCTACTCCTGAGAAATGAAAAAGATTCTCCCGTATCCGTGGATATCATAGTGCCCCTCAGTGGAGAGTGGACGCTCTTTGATGCTCCTGATTACACCCGTCTCTCCGCCCATCGGGTAAAATTCACCCTGTCGGTACAACCAAGTGAGGAAAAAACGCTCACCTATGGAGTACGGGAGCGGGTACGATAA
- a CDS encoding response regulator produces MNNFLQNLSIQKKLTLLILSVSVCIATTYTVYTLIRTKHSIEQQLTTHATTTGRHLRNVLSIPVWDFNASAIENILKATMSDQNIHALAVIDTDTDIHICVYRRKDGTLSTCTKDEFSKDAMQKSFTVYHEGTPIGTVYMAFSGVPLRDELRSQAFVLIISNLILLTAIISILYHGIYATILAPLETVTTAVKQLSQGDFSHPVALSQNDEIGTLATTLDTMRIAIEEKNTALRATRKDAEKHAKSMHLMLSNSNDIFQITDQNGHISFISDSVSRILGYTPQELQKKLYLEKVHPHDRKDAALLFREILAHPNTNFRGEFRVRHKDGAWIILESIGCNLLNEPAVAGVLINIRDITQRRRAEEKEQALQEQIHQTQKMEALGQLAGGIAHDFNNALSGIIGASELLQTTHTTQEQREYTRLIITAAERAGSLTRKMLSFARSGKKTNTCIDCHAILTETASLLKHSLDKKITLSVELHATESKLIGDAALLQNAIMNMGINASHAMKEGGRITISTHTVTLDAEYCKNSPFSLEEGLYIDIMVEDTGCGMPKEVADKIFDPFFTTKEVGKGTGLGMATVYGTVQDHGGAITLSSEEGVGTVFHIYLPVTKDTRSSFPQERVVTQTEAGTILIIDDEELIRHTAQTILQKKGYHAYTASDGPSGVTLFRKKKKEIDLIILDMNMPVMSGRETFEEIRTISPQVPVLISSGFSHSAYVTTIQEESYTAFLQKPFRRQELYATVATVLQKIRRNTQPPRKNSK; encoded by the coding sequence ATGAATAATTTTTTACAGAATCTCTCCATACAAAAGAAACTCACCCTACTCATCCTTTCTGTATCAGTATGTATCGCCACAACCTATACCGTGTATACTCTCATTCGGACAAAACACTCTATAGAACAGCAATTAACAACTCATGCAACAACAACAGGACGTCATCTGCGGAATGTCCTTTCCATTCCCGTATGGGATTTTAATGCCAGTGCCATAGAGAACATTTTAAAAGCAACCATGAGTGATCAAAATATTCATGCACTTGCTGTTATTGATACAGATACGGATATTCATATTTGTGTATATCGAAGAAAAGACGGAACCCTCAGTACCTGCACCAAAGATGAATTTTCCAAAGATGCAATGCAAAAAAGCTTCACCGTCTACCATGAAGGAACACCCATTGGGACGGTATATATGGCATTTTCAGGTGTTCCTTTACGTGACGAGTTGCGCTCTCAAGCATTCGTTCTTATCATCTCAAACCTCATACTCTTAACGGCCATAATAAGCATATTGTATCATGGTATATACGCGACAATCTTAGCTCCCCTTGAAACAGTAACCACGGCTGTGAAACAACTATCACAGGGAGATTTCTCTCATCCTGTTGCCTTAAGTCAAAATGACGAGATCGGCACCCTTGCCACAACCCTTGATACCATGCGTATTGCCATTGAAGAGAAGAATACCGCCCTTCGTGCCACGAGGAAAGACGCAGAAAAACACGCAAAAAGTATGCATCTCATGTTGAGTAATTCTAATGATATTTTTCAAATAACCGACCAAAACGGACACATCTCTTTTATAAGTGATTCCGTCTCTCGCATTTTAGGCTATACCCCCCAAGAGCTGCAAAAGAAACTCTATCTTGAAAAAGTTCACCCCCATGATCGGAAGGATGCGGCCCTTTTGTTCCGTGAAATTCTCGCACACCCTAATACTAATTTCCGTGGAGAATTTCGAGTGAGACATAAGGACGGGGCATGGATTATACTAGAAAGTATCGGTTGCAATCTCCTCAACGAACCAGCCGTGGCAGGAGTTTTAATAAATATCAGAGATATAACACAAAGACGTCGAGCAGAAGAAAAAGAACAAGCCTTACAAGAACAAATTCATCAAACACAAAAGATGGAAGCCCTTGGTCAACTTGCCGGTGGCATTGCACACGACTTTAACAACGCCCTCAGTGGTATTATTGGCGCCTCAGAACTACTCCAAACCACCCACACAACCCAAGAACAGCGGGAGTATACTCGATTAATTATTACTGCAGCGGAACGCGCAGGCAGTCTCACACGAAAAATGCTCTCCTTTGCACGATCTGGCAAGAAAACAAATACCTGTATAGACTGTCATGCGATACTAACTGAAACAGCCAGTCTTCTCAAGCACTCTCTTGATAAAAAAATTACCCTCTCCGTAGAACTACACGCCACCGAAAGTAAGCTCATTGGAGATGCAGCCCTTCTTCAAAACGCCATAATGAATATGGGAATTAATGCATCTCACGCCATGAAAGAAGGTGGTCGTATTACTATTTCCACCCATACTGTCACTCTCGATGCTGAATATTGCAAAAATTCTCCCTTTTCCTTGGAAGAAGGCCTTTATATCGATATTATGGTGGAAGACACGGGCTGCGGAATGCCAAAGGAAGTGGCGGATAAAATATTTGACCCCTTTTTCACCACAAAAGAAGTGGGTAAAGGGACTGGCCTTGGCATGGCAACTGTCTACGGAACGGTTCAGGACCACGGTGGTGCCATAACCCTCTCTTCTGAAGAAGGAGTCGGAACAGTATTTCACATCTATCTACCAGTAACAAAAGATACACGATCCTCCTTTCCTCAGGAAAGGGTTGTAACCCAAACTGAAGCGGGGACAATACTTATCATTGATGATGAAGAACTCATTCGACACACCGCCCAAACCATCCTACAAAAAAAGGGGTATCATGCGTATACGGCTTCAGATGGTCCCAGTGGAGTAACTCTCTTTCGCAAAAAGAAAAAAGAGATCGATCTTATTATTCTTGACATGAATATGCCTGTCATGAGTGGCAGGGAAACCTTTGAGGAAATTCGTACAATCTCTCCACAGGTTCCCGTACTTATTTCTTCCGGTTTTTCTCATTCAGCATACGTTACGACAATACAAGAAGAATCCTATACCGCCTTTCTTCAAAAGCCCTTTCGTCGCCAGGAACTCTACGCAACAGTTGCTACGGTACTACAAAAGATACGAAGAAATACTCAACCGCCCCGCAAAAATTCAAAATAG
- a CDS encoding transporter, which translates to MRSSFQRMILCAGILFLTGGYLYGAGTMNTRGLAGVSRTLSTYPLGQGLYHFGGSAKFDIAPEGVETDAGTERVVSLSQSLFWAYGLNPSLDVSMELPFYQDFWDGREDDRAGLGDLAVAMKLQHPGFKENAPFTFAYHMVAHLPTGSSDKGVFPRHSYYTTKDSAAGNQAFTGEAWRLAPSMVWSIDLARRSNPLPMRIHGNLGASVAVHTPDKNNLYNMYSAAIGAVALEYDIEKDLTLFTELSGEFRIGHFIEGFSLTDFNNDRVLFSLGGTRYFPRGMYLTSSADIGVSSRQHSTPWEITDDAGAPLVYETRAVPEIGVNFTFGRYGRKMKSPVKTESHQERQDIQPIREEPREKELLSPEENWQRLESHEEEIEEQEEQKETEEISHEVSLADINETSEVYTSLLDRVAQKLIEDELHLVIMAYRDGVVTEEPAEWARRVGHDLIDRGVDETHLILRVSTVRDREESEQTNHRVILTFQE; encoded by the coding sequence ATGAGGAGTAGTTTTCAGAGAATGATTTTATGTGCGGGGATTCTCTTTCTTACAGGAGGATATCTCTATGGTGCAGGGACCATGAACACCCGTGGGCTGGCAGGGGTAAGCCGAACCTTGTCAACTTATCCTCTTGGTCAGGGGTTGTATCATTTTGGCGGTTCGGCTAAGTTTGATATTGCTCCAGAGGGGGTAGAAACTGATGCTGGCACGGAGCGAGTCGTCTCCCTTTCTCAATCACTTTTTTGGGCGTATGGGCTCAACCCGTCCCTTGATGTAAGCATGGAACTTCCTTTTTATCAAGACTTTTGGGATGGCCGTGAAGATGACCGGGCGGGTCTGGGAGATCTTGCCGTGGCGATGAAATTGCAACACCCCGGGTTTAAGGAAAATGCACCCTTTACCTTTGCTTATCACATGGTTGCTCATCTACCTACGGGAAGCAGTGATAAGGGGGTATTTCCACGGCATAGTTATTATACTACGAAGGATAGTGCCGCTGGAAATCAAGCGTTTACAGGAGAGGCATGGCGTCTTGCTCCATCTATGGTGTGGAGCATCGATCTTGCTCGTCGCTCTAATCCTCTTCCCATGCGTATTCATGGGAATTTGGGCGCTTCTGTTGCCGTACACACTCCCGATAAAAACAATCTCTATAACATGTATTCAGCGGCCATTGGAGCTGTAGCTCTAGAGTATGATATTGAGAAGGACCTTACTCTTTTCACAGAACTTTCGGGAGAGTTTCGTATTGGTCATTTTATTGAGGGGTTTAGTCTCACTGATTTCAATAACGATCGTGTCCTTTTCTCTCTTGGCGGTACGCGGTACTTTCCTCGCGGTATGTATCTTACCAGTTCTGCAGACATCGGCGTTTCAAGTAGACAACACAGTACTCCCTGGGAAATTACGGATGATGCAGGTGCACCGCTTGTATATGAAACACGGGCAGTTCCTGAGATCGGTGTGAATTTCACCTTTGGTCGGTATGGGAGAAAAATGAAATCACCGGTAAAGACAGAATCACACCAAGAGAGACAGGATATACAGCCAATTCGCGAGGAGCCTCGGGAAAAAGAGCTCTTGTCCCCTGAAGAAAATTGGCAACGTCTTGAATCACATGAAGAAGAGATTGAGGAACAGGAAGAGCAGAAAGAAACAGAAGAGATCTCGCATGAGGTGTCTCTTGCAGATATAAACGAAACTTCAGAGGTGTACACTTCTCTTCTTGACAGGGTTGCCCAAAAACTTATTGAGGATGAGCTTCATCTTGTCATTATGGCCTATCGTGATGGAGTTGTTACAGAGGAGCCGGCCGAATGGGCGCGAAGAGTTGGCCATGACTTAATTGATCGGGGGGTTGATGAAACTCACCTGATTCTTCGTGTGAGTACTGTGCGAGACAGGGAGGAGTCTGAGCAGACGAACCATCGCGTAATTTTAACATTTCAAGAATAG
- a CDS encoding fatty acid desaturase, translated as MTETSRHSKLREARTHVPAHLTKPREHISIAYLLRDISLYILLVVLLWNTENIALLIPLWILTGLTISGLFVLGHDAAHGSFLQGKRKNYLAGQLAMIPSLHAFGQWVYGHNRVHHGHTAKIGADFIWQPVSPQEYRSYSPVKKVLHRIYWSPLGAGPYYLWEIWAKGMLLFTAPGKGVRRDKAIVLIAMISMITISVWGGGYTAQGYSLAAGGATFLRVFAIPFIIWNYIMGATVYVQHIHPNIAWRPGKKWTSFHGQIESTATYIVPAWYNFFLHNIYVHVPHHIHMKIPFYHLPAAYKVLKNVYGPTLHESNRLFRDYLKITKKCKLYAPSTEKWCTYKEATQA; from the coding sequence ATGACTGAAACGAGTAGACATAGTAAACTACGTGAAGCACGTACCCATGTTCCTGCACATCTGACAAAACCCCGAGAGCACATAAGCATTGCGTATCTTCTTCGTGATATCAGTCTCTATATTCTTCTGGTGGTGCTCTTATGGAACACCGAAAACATTGCTCTGCTCATCCCCCTATGGATTCTTACGGGGCTTACCATCAGCGGTTTGTTTGTGCTGGGTCATGATGCCGCTCACGGCTCTTTTTTGCAGGGAAAACGAAAGAATTACCTCGCAGGCCAGCTTGCAATGATACCATCTCTCCATGCCTTTGGACAGTGGGTATACGGTCACAACCGTGTACACCATGGACATACAGCAAAGATTGGGGCAGACTTTATTTGGCAACCCGTATCACCGCAAGAATATCGATCCTACTCTCCGGTAAAAAAAGTCTTACACCGAATCTATTGGTCTCCCCTTGGGGCAGGTCCATACTATCTATGGGAAATTTGGGCCAAGGGTATGCTCTTGTTTACAGCACCAGGAAAAGGGGTTCGACGAGATAAAGCCATTGTACTTATTGCAATGATCAGTATGATTACTATCTCTGTGTGGGGAGGAGGATATACCGCACAGGGATACTCCCTTGCAGCGGGGGGAGCAACATTTCTTCGTGTCTTTGCCATACCCTTTATTATATGGAACTATATTATGGGAGCAACTGTCTATGTCCAACATATACATCCCAATATTGCGTGGCGTCCGGGAAAAAAATGGACCTCCTTCCATGGGCAAATAGAAAGCACTGCAACCTACATTGTCCCTGCATGGTATAACTTTTTTCTCCATAATATCTACGTACACGTCCCACATCATATACATATGAAAATCCCGTTCTACCATCTCCCCGCAGCATACAAGGTCTTAAAAAACGTCTATGGTCCAACACTGCACGAGAGCAACCGTCTTTTTCGTGACTATCTTAAAATCACAAAGAAATGCAAACTATATGCTCCATCTACAGAAAAATGGTGTACCTATAAGGAAGCCACGCAGGCATAA
- a CDS encoding nucleoside 2-deoxyribosyltransferase → MKSVYFAGPLVFHPSYDNFVVTIKELCPSFSIHPRIPGDGSISSPTAKRIFAENMSHLYQCDLILADITPFRGACVDDGTAFEIGVAAALKKDIYTYSNRSGTYADTVKEIVGCSSSPLRDAQDALIEDFSLPANLMISQAATNHTVVSQGDLYTNFPRALSEILQRFFS, encoded by the coding sequence ATGAAATCAGTCTATTTTGCCGGTCCCTTGGTCTTTCACCCCTCCTATGACAACTTTGTCGTCACAATCAAAGAGCTCTGCCCCTCCTTTTCCATCCATCCGCGTATTCCCGGAGACGGCAGCATTTCTTCACCAACGGCAAAACGCATCTTTGCAGAGAACATGTCACACCTCTATCAATGTGACCTTATTCTTGCCGACATCACCCCATTCAGAGGAGCCTGTGTGGATGACGGAACCGCCTTTGAGATTGGCGTAGCCGCAGCCTTGAAAAAGGATATCTATACCTACTCAAACCGTTCCGGCACCTATGCAGACACCGTGAAAGAGATTGTGGGGTGCTCTTCTTCCCCTCTCCGCGATGCACAAGATGCTCTCATTGAAGATTTTTCCCTGCCGGCAAATCTCATGATCTCTCAAGCTGCCACCAACCACACCGTGGTATCACAGGGAGATCTCTATACCAATTTCCCACGCGCCCTTTCTGAAATACTCCAGCGTTTTTTTTCCTGA
- a CDS encoding TetR/AcrR family transcriptional regulator, with translation MKNMTAAAIFRAGKDLFLCQGYEKTTVREVAKRAGVNPALISYHFGSKRNLFKQVLIEQFYDLKRDFQDTIVQEDTIYGKLEAFIRVHNAHLEKNSGGYRFMVRELHFSQDIMEECLRNDLRDESDFFHTYLVTEIEHAMEAGQIRSLSPIHLLLHIISMNVFYFITGKRILARLCKVDTDIDQYEGQRVDEIVDLILCSLRPEK, from the coding sequence ATGAAAAACATGACTGCTGCAGCTATCTTTAGGGCGGGGAAGGATCTTTTTCTGTGTCAAGGGTATGAAAAGACCACTGTTCGTGAGGTGGCAAAACGTGCCGGGGTGAACCCTGCCTTAATCAGTTACCACTTTGGATCTAAACGAAATCTCTTTAAACAAGTGTTAATAGAACAGTTTTATGATTTAAAACGGGATTTTCAGGATACCATTGTACAGGAAGATACAATTTACGGAAAACTTGAGGCCTTTATTCGGGTACATAATGCGCATTTGGAAAAAAATAGCGGTGGATACCGTTTTATGGTGCGTGAGTTGCATTTCTCCCAAGATATTATGGAGGAGTGTCTTCGTAATGATTTGCGGGATGAGTCAGATTTTTTTCATACCTACCTTGTTACAGAAATAGAACATGCCATGGAAGCGGGGCAGATACGTTCACTGTCCCCCATACATCTTCTTCTTCACATTATTAGTATGAACGTTTTTTACTTTATCACGGGGAAACGGATCTTAGCCCGTTTGTGTAAAGTTGATACCGATATCGATCAGTATGAGGGCCAACGAGTTGATGAGATTGTTGACCTGATACTCTGTAGTCTTCGACCAGAAAAATAA
- a CDS encoding efflux RND transporter periplasmic adaptor subunit, whose product MEKIRIIVQKLWKNAIPVLIVLGAVGFFVLMVATRRTPPSREEHQEYPEVTVRRFEKTRDPIPLSTEGVVAPNRRVDISPRVPGEISYVAPQLRTGEPLEKGDVLFRLDPREYHLDLRGAESQVQTAKTQLAREQEEGEIAREQWELFQERYPEAEAGGLALRHPQIAQAQADLKAAKAALDRARLNLEWTVIRAPFRGFAQELLVHEGQVVSSTPVATFYESDTARVSVRLSSRQKGLLNLKTGDSVAVYTDDSVLVNRSATVAGWSRSLDPRSRSLTVDVALPDPLGIDAEGEIPLESFVRVVFFAVQDEGYFRIPRDALVEGKYLRRVVDSTLEFVPVSVIQWDKNDALVRGDFTENDPIVVGSLDFSLEGMRVEAVEYE is encoded by the coding sequence ATGGAAAAAATACGTATTATTGTACAAAAATTGTGGAAAAATGCTATTCCCGTTCTGATTGTTCTTGGGGCAGTGGGTTTCTTTGTGCTCATGGTGGCAACGCGGAGAACACCGCCATCACGTGAAGAGCACCAGGAGTATCCTGAAGTTACGGTGCGTCGTTTTGAGAAAACACGCGATCCGATCCCGCTATCTACAGAGGGAGTCGTAGCGCCGAATCGGCGGGTTGATATTTCCCCCCGTGTGCCGGGAGAGATCTCCTATGTTGCTCCACAGTTGCGTACGGGAGAACCCCTTGAAAAGGGAGATGTCCTCTTTCGACTTGATCCGCGGGAGTATCACCTTGATCTTCGAGGAGCAGAGAGTCAGGTACAAACTGCCAAAACACAACTTGCCCGTGAGCAGGAAGAAGGGGAGATTGCCCGTGAGCAGTGGGAGCTTTTTCAAGAGCGTTATCCCGAGGCAGAAGCAGGAGGTTTGGCGCTTCGCCACCCTCAGATTGCTCAAGCTCAAGCGGATTTGAAAGCAGCAAAGGCAGCCCTTGATCGGGCTCGACTGAATCTTGAGTGGACCGTGATTCGTGCTCCTTTTCGGGGATTTGCCCAGGAGCTTCTCGTTCACGAGGGACAAGTTGTAAGCTCCACTCCAGTGGCAACTTTCTACGAGAGTGATACTGCTCGTGTTTCTGTTCGCCTCTCGTCTCGGCAGAAGGGGCTTCTCAACTTGAAGACAGGTGATTCTGTTGCAGTATACACGGATGATTCTGTTTTAGTGAATAGATCTGCCACGGTGGCAGGGTGGTCACGCTCCCTTGATCCCCGAAGCAGGTCTCTAACGGTTGATGTGGCTCTTCCCGATCCTTTGGGTATTGATGCCGAAGGCGAGATTCCCCTCGAATCATTTGTGCGGGTGGTTTTCTTTGCCGTGCAGGACGAAGGGTATTTCCGTATACCACGGGACGCACTTGTAGAGGGGAAGTATCTTCGTCGTGTGGTTGACTCAACCCTTGAGTTTGTTCCTGTTTCCGTAATACAGTGGGATAAAAATGACGCCCTTGTTCGAGGGGATTTTACCGAAAATGACCCGATTGTTGTTGGCTCTTTGGACTTTTCTCTTGAGGGCATGCGAGTAGAGGCGGTGGAGTATGAATAA